CGGTCACGTTCGGCTTCGGCCTGACGGGCCATGGCCCGTTGCATTTCCTGGGGCAGGTCAATGTACTTGACTTCCACATTGGTGACCTTGATGCCCCAAGGGTCGGTGTGGTCGTCCAGTATCGCCTGGATTTGATCGTTGATCTGGTCCCGATGGGTCAGGATATCATCCAGTTCGGCCGCACCACAGACCGAACGCAAGGTGGTCTGGGCCAATTGCGAGGTGGCAAAGAGATAGTCCTCGACCTCTAGAATGGCCTTAACCGGTTCTAGAACCCGGAAATAGATGACCGCATTGATTTTCACACTGACATTGTCTTTGGTGATGACGTCCTGGGCCGGGACATCCAGGGTAATAATCCGCAACGAGACCTTGATCATTTTGTCCACCACAGGGATCAAGATAATCAGTCCCGGTCCTTTGGCCTTGAGGATACGACCGAGCCGAAAAATGACGCCCCGTTCGTATTCATTGAGGATTTTGATCGCAGCGAACAAAAACAGGGCCACAAGCACGATGACAGGGACATACGTGTAGAGGAAATCCATAAAATTACCCATGCGAGACCTCCAGCGGGGATTGGTCGGTGAGCGGCCGGACCACAAGATCAAGGCCTTTGACGCCTACGACTTCGACTTTTTGTCCTTCATGCAGGGCGTGCCCCATTTCGCTGCTGGCATTCCACAATTCACCCCGGACCTTGATTCGGCCCCGGTCGCCCTGAGCAGTAACCACTTTGCCGCGTAGGCCGATCATGGCTTGCTCTCCGCTTTGACGGGGACGGATCTGAATTTTGGTCACCAGATACACCACACCTACGACAAAGGCCGCCACTAAAAGCACCGTTGGCAAGACCACGTCCAACCCCAGGGGGGCGAAGCCGAAACCACTGCGAAACAGCAGTGTCGACCCGAGGAGAAGGCAGATCAGCCCGCCCACGGTCAAAAGTCCGAAGCTGGTGATCGCCAACTCCAGGAGAAAAAGGACAAAGGCCAGCAGAAGAAGGAGCACTCCAGCGATATTCGTGGGCAAAATAGCCAGGGCATACATGGCCAGTAACAGACAAATGGCCCCGAATACGCCCGGAAAAACCGCACCAGGATGGCTCAGTTCAAAAAACAGGCCAGCGATACCGCCCAAAAGCAGAAAATAGGCGATTTGGGGGTGCAGAAGCCAGGAAAGAAACCGGTAGCGCAAGGGGAGGGTGTACGGCGTGACCGCAATCTGCTGTTGGGAGAACGCATAGCTCCGGTCCTCGAAGGTAAAGCCTTCTGCCCCGGCTTTGACGAGGGCCTCAATTGGGGAGTCGGCCAGGTAGTCCACGACATCCTGTGCCGCGGCCTCCTGGGCCGTCAGGGTGGCAGCTTCGTCCACGGCCTTTTCATACCACTCGGCGTTGCGCCCACGGGAAGTGGCGATTCCCCGAATGAGGCTCAGGAAATCGTTCTTGATTTTCTGGCCCATGGTGGAGTTCATATCTTGCCCGCCCAAACTGACCGGACTGGCCGCTCCAATGGTCGTTTGCGGGCTCATGGCATTGATATGCCCAGAGGCGACCAGAAAGACGCCCGCGGAAGCGGCTCGTGCTCCTCGTGGACCGACCCAGATACAGACTGGAAGTGGGGCGTTGAGAATCGTTTTGACCATATCGCGCATGGACGCTCCCAATCCCCCTGGGGTGTCCAACTCGATCACGAAAAAGTCGAAGTTTTGTTCCCTGGCCTTTTGCAGGGATTCGGCAAGCAGGTCGGCCTGGGCCGGGGTAATGGCCCCCTCCAGGCGCACAGAAAGAGCGCGAAGATTCGGAGAGGATTGGCTGTGACCTGCCGTGCCTGCCAAGAACAGGATCAGCAGACCGAGAAGGCATGCACTACCGTGGCGGAACCAGACCTGGTGGCATGATGGAGCAGACATGGTCGGTCCTTTAGCAGGCCGTTGCGGATCTCCCAATGGCAGAGGCGGCAAACCATTTGCGCTGGTGCGTAGCGGTACTCCCCACCGAGAAGCGAACCGATTTTACGGGGAACACTGCGCTCATCGATTTTTTGCCGCTGTCATTTTGGGGCTCGAACGGCCTGCGGAGCAATAACGTTTTCAGCAGACAACGTGCTGGAGGAGTCAAACGTTCAGGTCACCCAGGATACACATGGACTATAGGCCAGGACGAGACGTGAGGCAAGAAAAGAGGGAATTGGTGATCAGTTCGCTTAAAGTGGCCGGCGGCCGGCACGAGTATGACAGGGAGAAACACAACGGCCCCGCACCTGCCTGGTGCGGGGCCGTTGTGGTGTGCATTTCCAAAACGTGGTCAGACTATTTGACGTGACACTCGCCGCAGGCCAAGGGCCCCTGGCCTTCCTGTTCGTGACAGTCGATGCATTGGGTGTGGTAGGCCTCCATCAAACCCAATTCATCAGAGCCCGGATCTGCAGGGTGGCAGTCCGAACAGGGCATGCCAATGGAATCCATCCCTTCGACTTTTTCACCGTCTTCATAATAGTGATGGCAGACGGCGCAATCAAAGAGTTCGGCTTTTTCATTGTGGGCGTCGTGCTCAAAGACCGCGGGAGGGCGTTGGCCTTCGCCAAATGCCGGATCCGAGAGCACGGTCATATCCATTTGGGAAAAAGCGGGCAGCAAAAACGCAAACACCATCACTGCCGCAAGACAAAACGGTACTATTCGTTTGACCATGATAAACCTCGTCGTGTTGCTATTCCTCGATAGAATTCGGTTTTTCCATGCATTCGTAGATGATATCGATGAGGAATTTCAGTTCCGTTCCCAGATGGTATTTGTGGATGATGTCTTCAAGGCCACCGTGGCAGTTGTGACAGGGAGAGATAACGACTTCTGCACCGGTTTCCTTGATCTGCTCGGCTTTGATCCGGTTGCCCTCGACTCGGGTGTTCCGGAAAGGAGGCCCGCAGTTGATGACGCCCCCTCCGGCACAGCAGCAATAATTATGCTCCCGATTCGGGTACATCTCGGTCACATTGGAACAAAAGGCGTGCGTGACCTCCCGGAGCTTTTCATGCAGCCCCATACCGCGGATGATATTGCAGGGGTCGTGGATGGTCACCGGCTTGTCGAATTGTTTGGCCACCTTGAGCTTTCCGTCCCGCAGCAATTCCCAGTAGAACTGGATGGCGTGGACAATGGGGATGGGCGGTTTTTGCCAGGCCAGCCAGCGGTTGCCGGTATCGTAGACAGAACGAAAGGCGTGGCCGCATTCGCCCATGACGATGCGTTTGACTTTCAAGCGGCTGGCCGTTTCGAAATGCTGCCGCTTCAAGCGGCCCATGAGTTCCGAGTCTCCGGAATACATGGCCATATCACTGTTATCCCAGCCTGTGGTCGCTGGCATTGTCCAATTGATGCCGCATTCGTGCATCAAAACCCCGGCCTGCAGGATGAGCTGGGTCCGGAATTTCGGCTCGGGGCCGATAACGGAGTACATGACATCTGCGCCCTCTTTTTCCAGGGGGATGCGCAGATTCGGGATCTCGTCGCGGCCTTCGTCTTCCTGCCATTGGAGGCTGTCAATCCATTCGTCCTCTTTGACCCACATCTGGTTGAAGGTCGCGGCATGACTGTGGGCCGTGTCCTGGAGGTATTGCGGGGTGACACCAAGAAGGTGGCAGATCCGCCGGACATTGGACATGAGATAGGCGGTATCGATGCCGAATGGGCAGTACATGACACACCGCTTGCACAGGTTGCATTCGGTGTAGGCGATTTGGGCGCAATTCCGAATGAATTCCGGACTGACGTCGCCTTTTTTGCGTATCAACTCCCACAACGTCTGTTTAACCTTGCCGACAGGCGAGTATTGCGGATCCCTGTCGTGGGAATGGAAATAGTGACAGGCCTCGGAGCACAATCCACAGTGCACGCAGGTCTCGACGTATCCTTTGAGGCGGGCTCCACCTTCGCCGTTAAGAACCTGATTGACGGCCTTTTTGATCTTTTCCGGGTTTTCCTTGAGCTTTTCGACCCCCGCATCAAGCCCGGCGTCAGCCACATAGCGGTCGAAGGCCGCAGCGTTGTCGTCCATTTTATTGAGCATGGTTCCTCCTTACCTTCGTCGGGTTACCAATCCCTGGCGTGACGGACAGCACCAAATTCAGAACCCGCATAGGCCCTGGAGACAAGCCCCAGAATCATATGGAACAAGCGGGTAAAGGGGATGGTGACCAACATGATTTCTCCAGCAATGATGTGGAGAATGATGAACAGATTGTAGTTCAGGACTTGGTGGTAGGCCAGAAAACCGGTTACAAACGGAGCGGCCACAACGGCCAAGAGCAACCAGTCGGAAATCTGGGTGACGTACTTCACTTCTGGCACCGTGAGACGGCGGACCAGAAAATAGATGCAGCAGCCGATCACGATCAGGGTCATGACATCGGCAACCGTGTCCGGAAGGGTCGGAAAGCTGAGCCCAATGGCTTCCTTCCAAAGCAGCATGTGGGCGAAAAGGAAAATCGGCGCCAGCAGCAAGCAGATGTGAAACAGGAAGGTGACTGCTGTTAATACAGCGTTTTTGCGCCAATTCGTGGCCACATAAGGGACAATCCATTTGCCAATGGAACGCAGCCCGTAATACCCGCTCATGTGGGCGAAGACCATGGCGTCGCGTTGCTTGGCCAAGCTGACGTAGTGGTAAATCTTGTAGACAATCCCGACGAGGAATATGATCCAAGCCGCCCAGGCCAAGGGGCCTGCGACAAAACTGTAGAGCGTATTCATTACCGTGCTCCTCCTTTTATAATGCGCGATACAGACTATACGGCGCCCGGACGCTTAGGCGAATTCCGAAATGGGGACCACTATACGGTGGTAGTTCGTGCCCCGCATGGCCCGCAGTAAAAGGTGGGTGCCGTCAGGGCTGAACACAGGATCCCACAAGCCGTCGAATTCTTCCTTATACGCTTTGCCATTCAGGAGTACGGTGTATTTCCCGTTTTGTTCGACCTTGGCCGCGACATTCTGGGAATCAGGACTAAAGACCGGCGCCCAGGTCATATCATAATCGCCCGGCCATTCAGTGTCGTCGACCAGGATTTTCCAGCGATTACCTTCTTTGCCGATGACCCCGATGCGTTGACTGTCAGGGGACCAGCGCAAATCGGTAATGAATTGATTGAGCTCAGTGTGCCAGGGTGTATCGTCCACGGTGACGGTCCAATGGCCGTAACGCGGGGCGCACACGGCCGCGACCCGTTGGCCGTCCGGACTGAACTGCAGTTTCCAGAGCTGGGCGTAGCGCGGCTGCCAGATGAATTGTCCATCCTGAGCCAATCCCCAGGCACCCCCGTGACGGACAGGGGCGAGAACAGCCCCGGTCTGGGGATGGAATGTGGGCTCCCAGACTGCATTGAAGGTCTGAGCCCACGGTTTGCCATCTACGGCAATAGTGTAATCGTACAGCGTGTGGCGGACTTGAGCGGCGACATGCGTGCCGGTGGCGTCGAACGTCGGCGTCCAGGCATTGACGAAGACAGAGTCCCAGGGCTCGCCGTTAACAGCCACAGTGAAGCAGCCGTTTTGGAAGGTGAAGATGTCGGCCTGACCGAAGCTTTGGACCTGGGCCACGGCAGCGCTGGCATTGCCCTTGGGGCTGAAAACGAAGTCGGTGGCCGCTTCGAACATGTTCTCCCAGACTTTGCCGTCTACGGTTACCCCGTAAAATTGCATGTCCTGCTGGACAGCGGCCGCGACATGCGCCCCATCCTCACTGAACATGGTCTGCCAGACGAACCCGTAAGTCTCTTCCCAAGGGGTTCCCTCGATACTGATCGTCCATTCTTCTTCCTGCTGGGTGATGGCGGTAAGCCGTCCATCTGGGGTGAAACGTGGATACCAGATACGGTCAAACGTCGTTTCCCAGGGCGTTCCGTTGACGCTCAGCCCAAATTCAAATTCCCCGAGTTTGACCACTGATGCCACCCGTTGCCCGTCAGGGCTGACGATCGGCTCTTCGATCCACTCGCTGTCCGCAGTGCATGTGCTGGTGTCGTGTACGAGCTTGTCACCAGGTTCCCAATCCCATTCAAGCACCATGGGAGTTCCTCCTTCCGATTAATGTGTAACGTGTCTGTAGGAAATCTATCCTCATAGGCGCGTTGGTTATCGTTGTTTGAGCTACCAGATTTTCTCCAGTGGAAAAAGGAATTTTTTCTCCTCCTGTTTGAGGAGGATTTTTCTTTGGTCATAGCACTCTGCACACGGTCGTACAAATAAAAAAAACGGCGGAGCCGAGAAGGCTCCGCCGTTGTCATGCAGAGAGCGAGGGGACCGTTTCGGTCTACAGTTTTTGCTTGGCCAAGGCCTCAGCAATATGCAGGACTTCTATCGAGTCGCCCCGTTTATCAACCCCGCCACGCAGCTGCATGACGCAACCAGGACATTCGGTGACCAATTGCTCAGCACCAGTTTTTTTGAAGTCGTCGAGTTTTTTGTTCAGAATTTCCCGTGAGAGTTGGGGGAATTTGCTGGAATAGGTTCCGCCAAACCCGCAACAGGTCTGCTCTTCATCCGCCGGGGCAAAATCGAGACCCGATCTGCTGATCATTTCCCGCGGGGCTTCAGTGACACCCATGCCGCGGCAGAGGTGGCACGGGGCATGGTAGGTCGTCTTTTTGCCCTGTTTTTTGAATTCGCTTTCATCCAGTTCGAGCACATCATGGATAAATGAGCTGAAGCTGATGACCCGGTCCGCAAACTGCTCGACCTTGACCTGCGAGATGGCCGATTCGTTTTTGAGCAATTTGGGGTAGTTGTGTTTCAAGTGCGAGGCACAGGAGGCGCACAGGGTCAGGATGTAGTCGTATTCTGACGGGTCCATGGCCGTGATGTTCTGCATGGCCACATCCTTGGCCGCCTGCTTTTCGCCCATCATCTGCACCGGCAGACCACAGCAGGATTGGTCCATGGGGTAGTCCAGTTCGACACCGTGCCCTGCAATGACATCGACCGCGGCCTTGAGCTGTTCGGGATAGACGAAGTCCTGCACACATCCCGAGAAAAGGGCCACTTTGTAGCGGGTCTTGGCTTCGGTGGGCTTGATGTCTTCCCATTGGTCCCGGAACGGCTTTTTGGCGATGGCCGGCAGGGCGCGGAAGTTGTGGTCCTTGGCGAACATCTGCGGCAAGTGGCGCAGGTACGGGGTTCCGCCGGTGACCGGACGCTGGGCGTAACGGGCAGAGCGCAGCAAGCCGTGGAACAGCTTGCGGTTGCGCAAGACCTTGGCCAGCATTGTCGAACTGGCCGGATGCCCTTCTTCGTCCAGAATTTGGGCATGGATCTCTTTGATCATGCTCGGCAGATCAATGCCAGCGGCGCAAACCTCTTTGCACGCCTGGCAGTTGATGCAGTTCTGGACCAGGTTTTTGGCGTACTCGCGGCCGTGGAAAAAGTAGGTCAGGATCAGGCCGATGGCGCCGATGTAGACGTGGCCGTAATCGTGTCCGCCCAGCATACGGTAAACAGGGCAGACGTTGGCGCAGGCACCGCAGCGCACGCAGCGCAGGACCTCGGAAAAGGTGTCGTCCTTGGCCAGGGCCCGGCGGCCGTTGTCCAAAAAGACGATGTGCATCTGCTTTTGCCCGTCTTCGGCGGACTGGCACTCGGATGGTCCGGTGATCCAGCTCACGTAGGAGGTGATGGTCTGGCCGGTGGCGTTGCGGGGCAGAACCTGCAACATCCGCAGGGCGTCGTGCAGATTCGGCGTCAGCTTGTCCAAACCGACCATGGCCACGTGGACCCGCGGCAGCGTGGTCACCAAACGGGCGTTGCCTTCGTTGGTGACGATGCCCAGGGAAGCGGTGTCGGCAATAGCGAAGTTGGCTCCGCTGATGCCCATGTCAGCCTCGACATAGCGCTGACGCAGTTCCCGGCGGGCGACCTTGACCAACTTCTCGATCTCGGACTCCTGCTTCTGCTTGGTCACATCGGTGAAGAGGTCGGCGACCTGGTAACGCGAAAGGTGGATGGCGGGCATGACCATGTGGGTCGGCCCTTCATGGCGCAACTGAATGATCCATTCCCCGAGGTCGGTCTCTGTGACCTTGAGCCCCTCTTTTTCGAGGTGGTGGTTGAGGTGGGTCTCCTCAGCGGTCATGGATTTGGATTTGACGATTTTCTGGCAATCGTTTTGCGCGGCGATTTTGGCGATGATCTCGTTGGCCTCGTGCGCGGTGTGCGCCAGATGGACCTTGATGCCGATTTGTTCGGCCTTGGTTTTGAATTCATCGAAAAGCTGATCCATGCGGCTGATGGAATCGTCCTTGGCCGCCGCGATTTCATTGATCAGGGCCTTTTCATCCATACCGGCGAAGGCCTTGGCTCGGCCGGCACGGTACGCCACGGCGAAATTGTCGAGGGTAGAACGCAAAAAGTCGTTTTCCAGGGTGCCGTGGATCTTTTCTCTATATTCTTTCAGATTCTTAGCTTCTTGCATTGCTGTCCTCCAGCAGAAGAATATGCAGTTCAAGAGGCCCGTGCACGCCGAGCGCCAGGACGCGTTCGATATCAGCCGTCCGGCTCGCTCCGGTGATAAAGGCCGTATAGTTGGGCGGTTTGTTCATCCATTTGCCCATCTCTTTCTCCAGATCGTAGGAGGTGGCCTGGAGCTTGGACAACGGCAACACGGCCACATGGATCTCACTGATCATGGTGGCCAACCGCAGTTCCTCATTGCTGGAATTGAGCACCAGCGTCCCGGTATCA
The sequence above is drawn from the Desulfohalobium retbaense DSM 5692 genome and encodes:
- a CDS encoding slipin family protein, whose amino-acid sequence is MGNFMDFLYTYVPVIVLVALFLFAAIKILNEYERGVIFRLGRILKAKGPGLIILIPVVDKMIKVSLRIITLDVPAQDVITKDNVSVKINAVIYFRVLEPVKAILEVEDYLFATSQLAQTTLRSVCGAAELDDILTHRDQINDQIQAILDDHTDPWGIKVTNVEVKYIDLPQEMQRAMARQAEAERDRRSKVINAEGEYQAANRLAQAAEIIHGHPEALQLRYLQTLREMTYESKASTILPIPVELFPGTAHTAWPASQHRSPAPPSSPDPSEEQ
- a CDS encoding NfeD family protein, which encodes MSAPSCHQVWFRHGSACLLGLLILFLAGTAGHSQSSPNLRALSVRLEGAITPAQADLLAESLQKAREQNFDFFVIELDTPGGLGASMRDMVKTILNAPLPVCIWVGPRGARAASAGVFLVASGHINAMSPQTTIGAASPVSLGGQDMNSTMGQKIKNDFLSLIRGIATSRGRNAEWYEKAVDEAATLTAQEAAAQDVVDYLADSPIEALVKAGAEGFTFEDRSYAFSQQQIAVTPYTLPLRYRFLSWLLHPQIAYFLLLGGIAGLFFELSHPGAVFPGVFGAICLLLAMYALAILPTNIAGVLLLLLAFVLFLLELAITSFGLLTVGGLICLLLGSTLLFRSGFGFAPLGLDVVLPTVLLVAAFVVGVVYLVTKIQIRPRQSGEQAMIGLRGKVVTAQGDRGRIKVRGELWNASSEMGHALHEGQKVEVVGVKGLDLVVRPLTDQSPLEVSHG
- the tmcA gene encoding acidic tetraheme cytochrome c3 TmcA, which codes for MVKRIVPFCLAAVMVFAFLLPAFSQMDMTVLSDPAFGEGQRPPAVFEHDAHNEKAELFDCAVCHHYYEDGEKVEGMDSIGMPCSDCHPADPGSDELGLMEAYHTQCIDCHEQEGQGPLACGECHVK
- the tmcB gene encoding electron transfer complex ferredoxin TmcB; translated protein: MLNKMDDNAAAFDRYVADAGLDAGVEKLKENPEKIKKAVNQVLNGEGGARLKGYVETCVHCGLCSEACHYFHSHDRDPQYSPVGKVKQTLWELIRKKGDVSPEFIRNCAQIAYTECNLCKRCVMYCPFGIDTAYLMSNVRRICHLLGVTPQYLQDTAHSHAATFNQMWVKEDEWIDSLQWQEDEGRDEIPNLRIPLEKEGADVMYSVIGPEPKFRTQLILQAGVLMHECGINWTMPATTGWDNSDMAMYSGDSELMGRLKRQHFETASRLKVKRIVMGECGHAFRSVYDTGNRWLAWQKPPIPIVHAIQFYWELLRDGKLKVAKQFDKPVTIHDPCNIIRGMGLHEKLREVTHAFCSNVTEMYPNREHNYCCCAGGGVINCGPPFRNTRVEGNRIKAEQIKETGAEVVISPCHNCHGGLEDIIHKYHLGTELKFLIDIIYECMEKPNSIEE
- the tmcC gene encoding TmcC family electron transfer complex membrane anchor subunit, translating into MNTLYSFVAGPLAWAAWIIFLVGIVYKIYHYVSLAKQRDAMVFAHMSGYYGLRSIGKWIVPYVATNWRKNAVLTAVTFLFHICLLLAPIFLFAHMLLWKEAIGLSFPTLPDTVADVMTLIVIGCCIYFLVRRLTVPEVKYVTQISDWLLLAVVAAPFVTGFLAYHQVLNYNLFIILHIIAGEIMLVTIPFTRLFHMILGLVSRAYAGSEFGAVRHARDW
- the tmcD gene encoding electron transfer complex subunit TmcD, with product MVLEWDWEPGDKLVHDTSTCTADSEWIEEPIVSPDGQRVASVVKLGEFEFGLSVNGTPWETTFDRIWYPRFTPDGRLTAITQQEEEWTISIEGTPWEETYGFVWQTMFSEDGAHVAAAVQQDMQFYGVTVDGKVWENMFEAATDFVFSPKGNASAAVAQVQSFGQADIFTFQNGCFTVAVNGEPWDSVFVNAWTPTFDATGTHVAAQVRHTLYDYTIAVDGKPWAQTFNAVWEPTFHPQTGAVLAPVRHGGAWGLAQDGQFIWQPRYAQLWKLQFSPDGQRVAAVCAPRYGHWTVTVDDTPWHTELNQFITDLRWSPDSQRIGVIGKEGNRWKILVDDTEWPGDYDMTWAPVFSPDSQNVAAKVEQNGKYTVLLNGKAYKEEFDGLWDPVFSPDGTHLLLRAMRGTNYHRIVVPISEFA
- the ldhH gene encoding L-lactate dehydrogenase (quinone) large subunit LdhH, encoding MQEAKNLKEYREKIHGTLENDFLRSTLDNFAVAYRAGRAKAFAGMDEKALINEIAAAKDDSISRMDQLFDEFKTKAEQIGIKVHLAHTAHEANEIIAKIAAQNDCQKIVKSKSMTAEETHLNHHLEKEGLKVTETDLGEWIIQLRHEGPTHMVMPAIHLSRYQVADLFTDVTKQKQESEIEKLVKVARRELRQRYVEADMGISGANFAIADTASLGIVTNEGNARLVTTLPRVHVAMVGLDKLTPNLHDALRMLQVLPRNATGQTITSYVSWITGPSECQSAEDGQKQMHIVFLDNGRRALAKDDTFSEVLRCVRCGACANVCPVYRMLGGHDYGHVYIGAIGLILTYFFHGREYAKNLVQNCINCQACKEVCAAGIDLPSMIKEIHAQILDEEGHPASSTMLAKVLRNRKLFHGLLRSARYAQRPVTGGTPYLRHLPQMFAKDHNFRALPAIAKKPFRDQWEDIKPTEAKTRYKVALFSGCVQDFVYPEQLKAAVDVIAGHGVELDYPMDQSCCGLPVQMMGEKQAAKDVAMQNITAMDPSEYDYILTLCASCASHLKHNYPKLLKNESAISQVKVEQFADRVISFSSFIHDVLELDESEFKKQGKKTTYHAPCHLCRGMGVTEAPREMISRSGLDFAPADEEQTCCGFGGTYSSKFPQLSREILNKKLDDFKKTGAEQLVTECPGCVMQLRGGVDKRGDSIEVLHIAEALAKQKL